Below is a window of Oncorhynchus clarkii lewisi isolate Uvic-CL-2024 chromosome 19, UVic_Ocla_1.0, whole genome shotgun sequence DNA.
TCCTTTTCAACAGCGTAAGCCCTGGAAAGTCCAACAGCTACAACGTAGAGGAGATTGAGAAGACGCGAGAGACGGGGATGACATCGgagggggaggggccagctgagacTGACGACATGCCCCTACAGCCTGATGATGGGCAGCAGTCGGAAGACTCTGGGAAAGGTGTCGTTTGGCCAACTACAATCTTTAATCTGGCTGGGGAATGGAAGGTGCATTTTGTTGACTCaaatgttctcctctctctctctcagtggccAGTTTCAGGAGTTGTGTACAGTCGTGGTTCTTCCTGTGGCATCTGGTGTGGCTGTCTGTCATGCAGCTGAGACACTACCTCTTCATCGGAACACTGAACCCCATGCTCAACCGGCTGGCCGACAACGACTCAGCCCTGGGTAAACCATACACAtgaacacacgcatgcacacaccaaAGCATAGGTTCACTGAATGAATCTAaatactctctcgctctccctcccccctctctccctcccccctctctctcagtgagtCAGTACACCAATGCCTTTGCCTTCACCCAGCTGTGTGGGGTCCTCTGTGCTCCCTGGAACGGCCTCATCATGGACAGACACAAGGGGAAGCCTCTGGCTCCAGGTGGGTCACATGGCTCTAGCTTAGCCTCTGGCTCCAGGTCGGTCACATGGCTCTAGCTTAGCCTCTGGCTCCAGGTGGGTCACATGGCTCTAGCTTAGCCTCTGGCTCCAGGTGGGTCACATGGCTCTAGCTTAGCAACAACAGGATGGTGTTCAATAGTGCACAAAGTAGCTAAATGTTAAGCAATTAAAGACCAAAATGGGTATCCTTATTTGTTCAGGTAGTAGGCCTACCTTCTGTTTCAGTCTAGAATATATACTTTTTAATCCTATTTCATGCCTCATGAGCAAGGCCAtggttctggtgtgtgtgtgtccatcatcatcatcctcacccAACctttctctcacctcctccctctatagGAGAAACAGATAAGGAGGCAGACCtacgctcctcctctctctccctcttcctcacctccctccagtgcctcctcttctccatctgcgcctcctctcctctcctccctctccagtacCTCACCTTCATCCTGCAGGTCCTCAACCGCTCCTTCCTCTACGGAGGCAACGCAGCCTTCATCAGCATCGCGTGagtgaaagagggatagagacagatagTGGGGGCAGAGTGGCAGATTAATAGAGAGATCTGACAGGAAGGAAATAAAAAGGAAGATTATAGAAGAAGGAACAAGGGACTCAAAAATAAAGACAATAGACTTGAcattctaaaatgtaaaaatacagTTGAAAGACTAAAGTTTACAATAAAGGAAGGTGACTGAGTGCTCCTCATTCATACTTCCCTCAGTTGATGTCTTTCTCCTTCCTGCCCTCTCTCACCAGTTTTCCTGGGGTCCACTTTGGGAAGCTGTATGGTTTGGTGATGTCTCTGTCTGCCGTGGTGTCACTGCTGCAGTACCCCTGTTTCGCCCTGGTCAAAGGAGCCCTAGGTGGAGACCCCTTCTATGTGAGTGGGTCATACAAACATACGGTCACTAGATGACTAACCTCGTCCCCAGGCTCAGTTGCTATCGCGAGAGAGCCGGCAGGGTGGATGAGATTAGtagatgtactgtgctgtacttgcCAAAAAGTAAATATTGAAATGTCTTTGTTGAACCTCACAGCTCATAACACAAAAACAGTGTAACTTGCAGTTGGCCTACTTTGTACACGTGTATGGTTAAGGCTACGCTCTCAAAAGGGCTGTCTTTGTCATCTTTCCTCCTCAGGTGAACATCGCTCTGACTCTCCTCACTCTACTGGCGTTCATCCATCCAATCAACATCTTCTACCACTGCAGGAAACTGACCAATCAGAGGGAGGATATGGCCGGTGGTGCTGCCATCACATTGGCTGAGGCCAAAATGTAGGGCACATTACATGATGGTCCTGAGCCAAGGGAAACAGGAATTGTCTTATTTCTAATTGTTTAAAGGGAATATGTGAATATGTAAAATAATAAAACGCTTTTTTTATACTTATGTTTTACAGTAATCCCATATTCCATCAGTATGTTTTGTTGGATAGTTGTCAATAAAAATGATTATCCATTATTGTGTCCACATTTTTAAGCATAATAAGTCATAGCAGACTGTCATGCCGGAAGTCGTCAATGAAAACAAACTGGTTTCCGGTTAAATTGAATCACGCAGTCCAAAACAAACCAGTTGGCGATCACATATACATTTAGGCTGATAAAGATTGGTATTCAAGGTTTTCGTCTCGTGTAGGCAAGAGTTGCAATTTCCGATGAACACCCAATATCCTGAGTTTCACAACAGCTTTAGAAATGGAGGAAACCACGTTTAGCTACAACTTTATTCCGAGTCGAAGGGTGGATGAAGTGATCGACGTGATGCGATCTAGTTTTACacaacttcaaaaacaactgAACGGATCTTTACATATGTCAGAGGAAGTTGTGGTTTTATTTCTGTCCATCTCTGAAGTGCCGTTGGCTCGTTGTATGGGTTCTCTGCAAAAAGCGTTACTGGCGGAGATAACCAAGCTGTCGAAAAGTCAGGTCGCCGACGTTCTTACCGGGAAAGGTCCAGTACCGAGAACGGAGAGAGCAGAGTACTTCAGTTAGCGGCGGAAGAAGCTGAAAATGAAGATGTCAGTTACGACAACGATGGCACAGACACAGGTAGTTCATTCTACACACACAATCAATATAACATACAAAACATTGTCCAATATGTGTGTAGCTTACTGCTGGATAATTGATTGTAATcaaacacacagtagagagaaggTATTTTGATCAAGTTTGGGGGTACATTTATGAAATGTAGCCCATAACAAGTTAGGAGATAAAAATCGGTTCAAGTTATTGCCAATGTTGACGCTTGCCTTACTTCCCCAACAACAACAGGTCACATGTAGACCACAGTGATACCAAAGCAGACCCAGATCCATCATACTGCGGCAGTGGATCAAGCCTCCACCACACATGTAGTCGTCTGTGGCCATATGTTCAGGACAGGATGATGCACCTAGTgtccacacgggagagaagccttactcctgctccgACTGCAACAAGACCTTCCACAGACAGGTAGGAACTGGGTAGAAGTAGTAAGACATGATTTCATCTTGTGGTGAGAGTGATAAGCTCTTTGGGTAGGTTGGCACTCAGCTAGTTCCATTCTATTTTTATTGGTCGACATGAATCTAACACAAACTactacagggggggggggggctccgcCTGCCCGGGCACCTTCTTCCGTTCTGACGGATGCAAGCAACACATGCTCACCCACCAAGAGGACAGGCCCAAGCCGTACATGTGCTCACACTGCGGCAAATTCTTCTCCAATGCCACGGCAGTCGCCGCCCATGAGCGAGAAGCCGTTTCGGTGCCCGTACTGTGAGAAGACGTTTGCGACCGCCGGTATGACGAAGGCGCACGCCCTGTGCCACCTGACTGAGCAACCTCACCCGTGTCCCCAGTGTGACAAGAGCTTCAGAACAGTATGATCTGAAGGGCCTTGTGGTGATAAAAGGCCCTTCCTGTGTGAGAAGTGTCCCAAGGCCTTCAGGACAGCCAGGATTCTGCATAACCACAAGGTCAGTCAAGTTAGGTTGAGAGGACTGGTCCCTGGTTTTGCTgtcagtgtacatgtaggtaggaaaCACTGTTCATAAGGGTTTGAGGAAGTGTAGGAGAGATGTGGACTCCTGTATTTACTCTAAACAATACTACACACAATGGTATACTTATAGGTATGCTTTGAGAATGGTTGTTTTTGaaattctatatattttttgaaaaatCTTGGCGTATAAAAGGACTGGCGAGGAGAATAGCTAAATGGAGCCGTGAGAAACTCAACATTGTTCCCTGTATTAGGTCCACCACATGGAGGACAGTGACCACGCCTTTGAGGACTGCAACAAGACACCCCTTCACCTGAAGCTCCACTCAGAGGACAAGCCCTCTGTCTGTCCAGACCGTGGCAAGGGATTCCTCTGGCTCGACCGCCTCCACCGCCGTACCCACGTTACAGAGCCCAAGTCCGGGAAGATCCACGTGCCTGCGGGCGTTCACCAGGGAGTGACACCTTAATGTTGAGCACGGCGTCGAACCGTCCACCCCCGTGGGTCAAAGTTGAACTGTCATCTGGATTGGAGGCGAAGACTAGGACAGTCCAGGTCAAACTGCCTTCGTTCAGGTGTTTTACAGGTCTGAACTGGATCACCACAGCTGTGACGAGGAGACGGAGACATAGACAGTTCCAGCAGAAGAGGAGGATCACAATGAAGAAGTCAGAGCAGTTTGATGTTGAAAGAAGAAAATGTGTTCCCGTCTTATAAACTACTTCTGTCAGTGTCTAGTAGTACACTCCATAGACACCAGCTTGTGTCAGGTAGCAGGGAATACAGGTCTAGGACCAGTTGTTAGAACGCATCTTGTCAGCACCAAGAACAGGTCTAGGACCAGTTAGACTGCAGCTTGTGTCAGGGCCGGGGAGTGCTGTAGCAGCAAGAACAAGTCTAGGCACTGTTGTTAGAATGCAGCGTGGGTCAGCAGGAAGAACAAGTCCCAGGCCCGTTTTTATGATTGTAGCCAACCAGGGAGTGGGACAGCCTCTGACCTTGTTCCAGGCACCTGTAGTGAGGTTCACAACTCCTGGTAGAGTCACAGCACCATCTACAGCCCAAACAGTGAAACTACTCTGCGACTAGTTTACATGCCTGTGGTATCATCCAAAGCAACACCCATAGCACCAGTATAGTATCCAAACCCATAGTAACACTAGTAAATCCCTGACAAGTCTCACCCGTAGCAGCTAAACACAGTAGCAGCACCAGTCACCTCCATGGCCAGACCAGACATCACAACTATGGCAGCACCAGTCACCTCCATGGCCAGACATCACAACTATGGCAGCACCAGTCACCTCCATGGCCAGACCAGACATCACAACTATGGCAGCACCAGTAACTCCCAGGTGAagaccaaacagaagaaaatgttTTAGTTAAATAAATTATATATAGAACAGGGAGGGACCCTTttagttgcaaaatgttttgctacagcGTGTAACCAATTCACTCAGTCATAGCTACTACTCCTCCATGCTAACAGTTGGCTGAAGTAAACCCTGATATGAGTGTCAATGAAAAGACCCACTGAaacatctctctaaaacaaagTTTACTTACAAATACCCAAAAGCCATTGACAGTAAGAATGTACACAGTGATAAATGCTATTTGTATGACCAAACAAACTGATCAGATATACTTCAAGTTTCTTTCATAAAGAGCCATTCTAACATGCAAACAAACACAGGATGAAGAACTGATGATGTCACCATGTTTAGGATTACAAATGTGTTAGTTTACTATTCTAACATTTAATCCTCGGAACATTTGATTAAACAGTTAAGACTATAAAAGTTACATGTTCGAGTTCTTGTTAGGTCTACAgcaaaatgtacagtgccttgcgaaagtattcggcccccttgaactttgcgaccttttgccacatttcatgcttcaaacataaatatataaaactgtatttttttgtgaagaatcaacaacaagtgggacacaatcatgaagtggaacgacatttattggatatttcaaacttttttaacaaatcaaaaactgaaaaattgggcgtgcaaaattattcagcccccttaagttaatactttgtagcgccaccttttgctgcgattacagctgtaagtcgcttggggtatgtctatcagttttgcacatcgagagactgacatttttttccccattcctccttgcaaaacagcttgagctcagtgaggttggatggagagcatttgtgaacagcagttttcagttctttccacagattctcgattggattcaggtctggactttgacttggccattctaacacctggatatgtttatttttgaaccattccattgtagattttgctttatgttttggatcattgtcttgttggaagacaaatctccatcccagtctcaggtcttttgcagactccatcaggttttcttccagaatggtcctgtatttggctccatccatcttcccatcaattttaaccatcttccctgtccctgctgaagaaatgatgatgctgccaccaccatgtttgacagtggggatggtgtgttcagggtgatgagctgtgttgcttttacgccaaacataacgttttgcattgttgccaaaaagttcaattttggtttcatctgaccagagcaccttcttccacatgtttggtgtgtctcccaggtggcttgtggcaaactttaaacgacactttttatggatatctttaagaaatggctttcttcttgccactcttccataaaggccagatttgtgcaatatacgactgattgttgtcctatggacagagtctcccacctcagctgtagatctctgcagttcatccagagtgatcatgggcctcttggctgcatctctgatcagtcttctccttgtatgagctgaaagtttagaggtacagccaggtcttggtagatttgcagtggtctgatactccttccatttcaatattatcgcttgcatagtgctccttgggatgtttaaag
It encodes the following:
- the LOC139374646 gene encoding equilibrative nucleobase transporter 1-like, whose protein sequence is MLGCGGGGVGLRYRLTLATGLVECLCFAGVVFGWASLVFVLKTDGYFTDLCVNLTTGPNSTVETDCSGQDEQFSLVFTVTSFMNNFLTLPNGFIFDRFGTMATRLLGICLYTTGTLMVAFSSSALSMLLFPALSFIAVGGILFLITNIQVGNLFGSHRSTIITLYNGAFDSSSAVFLIIKVMYEGGVSLRSSFLILSVCSVIHLLRTFFLMPNTHIPYPLPEGFTYGVSPGKSNSYNVEEIEKTRETGMTSEGEGPAETDDMPLQPDDGQQSEDSGKVASFRSCVQSWFFLWHLVWLSVMQLRHYLFIGTLNPMLNRLADNDSALVSQYTNAFAFTQLCGVLCAPWNGLIMDRHKGKPLAPGETDKEADLRSSSLSLFLTSLQCLLFSICASSPLLPLQYLTFILQVLNRSFLYGGNAAFISIAFPGVHFGKLYGLVMSLSAVVSLLQYPCFALVKGALGGDPFYVNIALTLLTLLAFIHPINIFYHCRKLTNQREDMAGGAAITLAEAKM